From bacterium, a single genomic window includes:
- a CDS encoding DUF2442 domain-containing protein, translating to MNPRVTKVIPTNDYKLILVFTNGEEKIYDCSDLLNFGVFKELQNRNYFNQVKILHGSVTWPHEQDICPDTLYLDSIKINA from the coding sequence ATGAATCCAAGAGTCACTAAAGTTATACCAACTAATGATTATAAGTTAATATTGGTTTTCACTAATGGAGAAGAGAAAATTTACGATTGCTCAGATTTACTAAATTTTGGTGTATTTAAAGAACTCCAAAATAGGAATTATTTCAACCAAGTAAAAATTCTACATGGTAGCGTTACTTGGCCCCATGAACAAGATATATGTCCTGATACACTTTATTTAGATTCAATAAAAATAAATGCCTAA
- a CDS encoding TolC family protein codes for MDSHKILQIVFICLLFVGKGGTQEILSLENSISIALKNNKSLQLSQKRIEQAKARLKEARASCLPILKLDSSYTRLDEAPTMGSMKIGDEDMYEIKTSFQQPIFTGGKIKAANKIARDSISVSEYEYNACRADVMLKVKTAYFSLLKLKKLLEVSKESLKQVEAHLNVVKSFYDAGMTTKVDVLKAEVSLSNAEQGVIKSENAVKLQEASFNSLLGRDMDTPVEIVDVFQIEPFDIELKACLNSAYQNRDDLLAVKKEVEIGKENIAIAKADYYPNIALFSNYSYQKGQSYKTDWEGSWVAGILVNITLWDWGATKAKIDQAKEVLEQIKDNVEILKDGIAIEVKSAYLSLQEAEKTIKVAENQVSQAEEAFRMEKERYKEGICTSTDVLDAQVLLTQAKTNYYQSLYDYHLAMAKLQKATYRI; via the coding sequence ATGGATAGCCATAAAATTTTACAGATTGTCTTTATTTGCCTTCTTTTTGTAGGAAAAGGAGGAACACAGGAGATATTGAGTTTAGAAAATAGCATTAGCATTGCCTTAAAAAACAATAAATCCTTACAATTATCCCAAAAAAGAATAGAACAGGCAAAGGCAAGGTTAAAAGAGGCAAGGGCAAGTTGTTTGCCTATATTAAAACTTGACTCAAGCTATACACGGCTTGATGAGGCACCAACTATGGGTAGTATGAAGATTGGAGATGAGGATATGTATGAGATTAAAACCAGCTTCCAGCAACCCATATTTACTGGCGGTAAGATAAAGGCTGCCAATAAAATAGCAAGAGATAGCATCTCTGTTTCTGAATATGAATATAATGCCTGCAGGGCTGATGTAATGCTAAAGGTAAAAACCGCCTACTTTAGCCTTCTTAAGCTAAAAAAATTGCTTGAGGTTAGCAAAGAATCCCTTAAGCAGGTTGAAGCACATCTTAATGTTGTCAAGAGCTTTTATGATGCTGGTATGACAACTAAAGTAGATGTATTAAAGGCAGAGGTAAGCCTTAGTAATGCAGAACAAGGAGTAATTAAGTCGGAAAATGCTGTGAAATTACAAGAAGCCTCCTTTAATTCTCTATTGGGAAGGGATATGGATACACCCGTGGAGATTGTGGATGTTTTTCAGATTGAACCATTTGATATAGAGCTAAAAGCCTGCCTTAATAGCGCATATCAAAATAGGGATGATTTGCTGGCAGTAAAGAAAGAAGTGGAAATAGGCAAGGAAAATATTGCCATAGCAAAGGCTGATTATTATCCAAATATTGCACTTTTTAGCAATTATAGCTATCAAAAGGGGCAAAGTTATAAAACGGATTGGGAAGGAAGCTGGGTAGCGGGGATATTAGTAAATATTACACTTTGGGATTGGGGGGCAACAAAGGCAAAGATTGACCAGGCAAAGGAAGTCCTTGAACAAATAAAGGATAATGTGGAAATATTAAAGGATGGGATTGCTATAGAGGTAAAATCTGCCTATCTTTCTTTACAAGAGGCAGAAAAGACAATAAAGGTAGCAGAAAATCAGGTATCCCAGGCTGAAGAAGCATTCAGGATGGAAAAGGAGCGATATAAAGAGGGTATTTGCACATCTACGGATGTATTGGATGCCCAGGTTTTATTAACCCAGGCAAAAACAAATTATTACCAATCTTTGTATGATTACCATTTAGCAATGGCAAAATTGCAAAAAGCAACTTATCGTATCTAA
- the rdgB gene encoding RdgB/HAM1 family non-canonical purine NTP pyrophosphatase, producing the protein MKMLIATKNPDKIREIKEIIDSNIEFVLLSSLPFEIDVIEDGKTIEENAIKKAVEYAAFSSMLTLSEDSGLEIDYLNGAPGVYSSRFGGDISYDEKNRLIIKLLEGVPFEKRKARFKTVAALASPSGFLKTSEGIVEGFISFEPKGNNGFGYDPIFFYPEFNKTFGEVGLEEKNKVSHRASAIRKIEKILFLLKQEAKEDY; encoded by the coding sequence ATGAAGATGCTTATAGCAACAAAAAATCCTGATAAAATAAGGGAGATTAAGGAGATTATTGACTCCAATATTGAATTTGTTCTCCTTTCCTCTTTGCCTTTTGAGATAGATGTTATTGAGGATGGAAAGACAATAGAAGAAAATGCAATAAAGAAGGCGGTTGAATATGCTGCTTTTTCTTCAATGCTTACCCTCTCTGAGGACTCAGGCCTTGAAATAGATTATCTAAATGGTGCACCAGGTGTCTATTCCTCCAGATTTGGAGGCGATATAAGCTATGATGAAAAGAATAGGCTAATTATTAAGTTACTTGAGGGTGTTCCTTTTGAAAAAAGAAAAGCAAGGTTTAAGACTGTGGCCGCACTTGCATCTCCTTCTGGGTTTTTAAAGACAAGTGAGGGAATTGTTGAAGGATTTATTTCTTTTGAGCCAAAAGGGAATAATGGCTTTGGCTATGATCCCATATTCTTTTATCCAGAATTTAACAAAACATTTGGTGAGGTTGGTTTGGAAGAAAAGAATAAGGTAAGCCATCGGGCATCTGCAATAAGAAAAATAGAAAAAATCCTTTTTTTATTAAAACAGGAGGCCAAAGAAGATTATTAA